A genomic segment from bacterium encodes:
- a CDS encoding type Z 30S ribosomal protein S14, translating into MAKTCLIKKQQRTPKFSSRAYSRCRRCGRPRAYYRKFGICRLCFREMALAGDLPGVVKASW; encoded by the coding sequence TTGGCAAAAACCTGTTTGATTAAGAAGCAGCAGCGCACGCCGAAGTTTTCTTCGCGTGCATACAGCCGCTGTCGTCGTTGCGGACGCCCCCGCGCCTATTACAGAAAGTTTGGCATCTGCCGTTTATGTTTCCGCGAGATGGCGCTGGCCGGTGATTTGCCGGGCGTTGTCAAGGCGAGTTGGTAG